In Candidatus Zixiibacteriota bacterium, the genomic stretch GCTCCGGGTGATAATATTAGAAGCTCTGTACCCGGCGGCGGCTATACTACAATGAGCGGAACATCTATGGCATCTCCTCATATTACCGGCGCTATCGGTGTGATTCGTTCGGCGAATCCTGATCTTGATGTTGATTCAATCAAAGAAATACTGCTGGCTACTGCCTATGATCTTGGCGATGCGGGTGATGACAACACATATGGCTATGGCATTATAGATCTTTATGAGGCTTGTTTAGTAGCTCAGCAGGGTTATGGTTTTGTTGAGGGTTATGTTTATGATGAGGAATCAAATCTGCTTGACGGCGCTTTAATAGAAGTTGATGGTTCGACCAGATTATCTTACACTGATGAAAATGGTTTTTATCATATCGGACTGCCGGCTGACACTACATATACGCTTATCGCCAGTTTCTTTGGACATTATACCGATACTGCAGCAGTTACGATTACAGCCGACCAAACAGTTAACCAGGATTTCTATCTTGACTATGCTGATTACGGTTTTCTTCATGGTTATGTTTATGATTCGGATTCCATTGCTTTAGAAAATGCAGTGCTTTCTGTTAATGATACTCCGTTAGATGTTGTATATACCAATAGTGATGGCTACTATTATTTTGATAATATCCCATGCGGCGCAACCTACAATATCGAGGCTGCCGCTAGTGGCCATGGCTGCGGTTTAGCAAGCGTATATATTCCCGAAAACGATACAGCCTCACAGGATTTCTACCTTCAGATGCTCGAATCATTCGAGTATGATAATGGCGGGTATGTTGGTAGTGGATGCTGGCAATGGGGATCTCCCGGCGCGGGTCCTGACAGCGCATACGATGGCAGCAATGTCTGGGGCACTACGCTGAATGGCGATTACCCAAACAATGTCGATGACTGGTTGACGACTATCATATACGAAGTTGGTGATCAAGCGAGTTATTCATTCTATCACTGGTTTGACATAGAAAACAGCTGGGACGGCGGTAATATTCAAATTACTACTAACGGCGGTTCGACTTGGAATGTTATCACTCCGGAGGGCGGCTATCCGGATAATAGTGTTGTTGGCTTAGATTACGAACCTGGTTTTACTAATAGTTCCGGCGGCTGGCAGCCATGTGTGGTCGATCTTTCTAGTTATGCCGGTCAAACTATACAACTTGCATTCCGTTTTGGTACTGATGGTTCAGTTAATCGCGATGGTTGGTTTATTGATGCTGTAGTATTAAACCCGGGTATTAATACAGGTATTAGTGATGAAAATATTGTTATTCCTTCTATTTTCTCATTAGCGCAGAACTATCCTAATCCGTTTAATCCAACTACTGAAATCTCATTTAATTTGCCTGTTTCCGGTTATACAACACTTGAGATTTACGATATTATTGGACGCAGGGTTAAAACGCTTGTCAGTGAAGAGTTAAATGCCGGCACGCATACTGTTACTTGGAACAGTTCTGATAATAGCGACAACTCTGTAGCTTCAGGTGTTTATTTCTACAAATTGAAACAAGCTGATGATGTTGTTACTAAGAAAATGATGATGCTGAAGTAAACTAATTAGCAAGAACGATAAATTTAAAGGCGGTCGGTTTGGCCGCCTTTTCTTTTGGTTTGTAGGCTAAAACATATTAAAATGGGATAGGGAATCGAAAAATAGAATGTAAATTTGATGGAAATAATCATTCCTCATAGCTGCCAAGCGTCACTTGGTAACCAGGGCTAATGTTGAGAAATTTATAAATAATTCGGGTTAACTATATTTCATAGGAGTATTACTAAAATTCGCTTGACATTTCTTAAAAATGATTTAGTTTCGAGTGTTGTTTAATATTTAGATGATTGGTTAATGTTATGGCTGCAAAGGGAAAAACATCGAAAAATACTGAAAAGAACTTGGGATTCGGCAAGTTGAATTTTATTTTATTGGCTGTTGGCTTAGGGATGATAGTTATTGGTTATATCTTTTTAGCTATAGGAGATATAACAATTGCACCCATACTATTAGTTCTTGGCTATTGCGGTGTACTCCCGGCGGCGATATTAGTACATAAACGCAATGGAAGTGGCGCTCAATCGTCTGAATCCTAAAAAGAGCTGTAGTTAAGTTTGGTTAGAGTATCCCGATTTTAGAGTCGGGAAGGCTTTAAGTTTTTTAAAATAGATAATTTTACGGGGTTGTAGTTCAGTTTGGTTAGAACGTCTGCCTGTCACGCAGAAGGCCGCGAGTTCGAGTCTCGTCAACCCCGCTTTTTTTATGCCCTTAAAAAGCAACATATTACATTACAGGACAGTGGGTTACGGTAGTTTTCTTTGTGCTGCTATTTTACTTAATTTCACTTATCAGCGACATTTATAATTCCCGTCTGACGACAATTAGAATTCCCTAAAATCTACAGCCACTTTGGTCATTTCGGTCTATGATAATAACAGATAATAGGTTATGGTGTCCAATCCTTGAAATTTTATGGGCAGCAGCTTAGGCACTATGGCCACAACCAGAGAAATGATAATGATGCAGCGAAATAAGAAATTCATTAACAGCTCAAATCTCAGGCAGAAGCTGAAGAAATTACAACAGACCGATACCCGACTTGACGAAAAAGACGCCCTGCCAAAAGAGGATGACATCAGTCCGGTTTTAAAAGAGATTCAAGAAATCGACCATCTTATTAGCGAATCGGCTACAAACAGGCAATAAGAGCGGGCAACTGCCAAGATGGCAGGATAATTGGAAAACTATAATGGAATATTATCGAAGTTATTAAATATTAATCTAGTAATCTTTACCAATAATGGCAGAGATTCAATCAAAATAAAAACATGTTTATTGATTACAATAGCACTATATGCTTTATATCTAAAATCAGCGAGCCTTATAAATTTCGGTACCATATAAGAGCGGACTTAGAAAGGTATGGCAATGATTACATCAAAGAAAAGCTGGGAGTAACTGATCCCGATATTCAAAAACAATTACAGAATGAGTTTTACAAAGCAACAAAATCTTATAAAAAGTCTAAACAGAATTTGCTTGAAAGGCATACATTGAGATACCTGAAAACGGATTTTTCATTCTATCTAACGGATATAACGCCCGATTCAGCGACAATATATTTTGAGAAAGGTCTTGATGCGTTGTATCCAGGCAAGCCTCGCGGATTGAAAAATCCACCACATGGATGTCCTTGGGCGGTTATTTATAAAACAGATACTCCGGAGATTATTCAAGCAAAGCTATATGACGCCTGGAAAAGTTTTGGCGTTGCCTTACATAGAAAATTAAAGAAAATAATGGGTTGGTAAACCCAACCTTTCAGCCCCTGCCATTTATTTGGTAGGGGCTTTTATATTGTAAACCTTTTATCAGGTTGAAAATGAGCATATCGTTATGAAATCAAATTAGTATCAATAAAATACTGTATTTGATGACACTATAAGAACGCATTGTTAAAATGATTGTAAACTCAGTTTGCATATTGCCATCATAATATTGACTAACTTTCAGATAATACATATATTGCCCCAATATAAAAATTGGGCTGATAGCATGCGATAAGCATTGAGGAATATCTAATATGGCAGTTAAAAAAAGCGAATTATACAGCTCCCTGTGGTCTGGTTGCGATGAGCTAAGAGGCGGCATGGATGCCAGCCAATACAAAGACTATGTGCTGGTTATGTTGTTCATCAAATATTGCAGCGATAAATACTCCGGGGTGCCTTTTGCCCCCATTATCATTCCCAAAGGGGCAAGTTTCAAAGATATGGTAGAGCTCAAAGGGAAGCCTACTATTGGCGATGACATCAACAAGAAAATTATTGCGCCATTAGAGAAAGCCAACCATTTGTCCGATATGCCTGATTTTAATGATGTAACCAAACTCGGCAGCGGCAAAGAAATGGTCGACCGCCTGACTAATCTCATCGCTATTTTTGAAAACAAAGCGCTGGATTTCAGTAAAAATCGAGCAGAGGGCGATGATATCCTTGGTGATGCCTATGAATACCTGATGCGTCACTTTGCTATTGATAGCG encodes the following:
- a CDS encoding SAM-dependent DNA methyltransferase — translated: MAVKKSELYSSLWSGCDELRGGMDASQYKDYVLVMLFIKYCSDKYSGVPFAPIIIPKGASFKDMVELKGKPTIGDDINKKIIAPLEKANHLSDMPDFNDVTKLGSGKEMVDRLTNLIAIFENKALDFSKNRAEGDDILGDAYEYLMRHFAIDSGKSKGQFYTPAEVSRIIAKIIGISTANTTTSTTAYDPTCGSGSLLLKVAGEAKTKITLYGQEKDSATSGLA
- a CDS encoding S8 family serine peptidase, with protein sequence MLKSNVVSLLLVLLVVSMAWSGEISPYLADHLQDMTASSEVDVVVMMSDQVDIVSLKRQLKQDNATLAERNRIVIEALQEKANLTQQSAATYLDDLQSQGLIKRYKKVWIANMFIVTANKAGIEAIASLSEFSDLYYNYIIEGITPVEIGKSDPPLTTSIEIGLARINAPAAWAAGFTGAGRVVANMDTGVDGNHPAFSDRFRGDVDNDGDVDESWFDPYAGWTFPQDSGSHGTHTMGTICGCSPNGDTIGVAIEAQWISAAPIDRGGGIPGTIADAILSFQWFVDPDGNPETQDNPDAVGNSWGISPIYHGVPACDETFWVVIDNLEAAGTAVVFSAGNEGNQADAVRTPADRATTEYNCFSVGSVNGNLPHLPISSFSSCGPVYCTPDGSMACKPEVVAPGDNIRSSVPGGGYTTMSGTSMASPHITGAIGVIRSANPDLDVDSIKEILLATAYDLGDAGDDNTYGYGIIDLYEACLVAQQGYGFVEGYVYDEESNLLDGALIEVDGSTRLSYTDENGFYHIGLPADTTYTLIASFFGHYTDTAAVTITADQTVNQDFYLDYADYGFLHGYVYDSDSIALENAVLSVNDTPLDVVYTNSDGYYYFDNIPCGATYNIEAAASGHGCGLASVYIPENDTASQDFYLQMLESFEYDNGGYVGSGCWQWGSPGAGPDSAYDGSNVWGTTLNGDYPNNVDDWLTTIIYEVGDQASYSFYHWFDIENSWDGGNIQITTNGGSTWNVITPEGGYPDNSVVGLDYEPGFTNSSGGWQPCVVDLSSYAGQTIQLAFRFGTDGSVNRDGWFIDAVVLNPGINTGISDENIVIPSIFSLAQNYPNPFNPTTEISFNLPVSGYTTLEIYDIIGRRVKTLVSEELNAGTHTVTWNSSDNSDNSVASGVYFYKLKQADDVVTKKMMMLK